Genomic window (Pseudomonas xantholysinigenes):
CAAGGTCGCCTGAGGCATACACCCGCAGTAACAACGGGGCATGCCAGCAATGGCATGCCCCGTTTTGTTTGAGCATGGGTTCTGCAGAAGATCACCTGCGCTATCGCGCAGGGAACGGTCATCTCAAGCGCACCACGCCCTTCTGTGGGAGCGGGTTCACCCGCAAACACCAGCAGAGCTGGTGCCAGACACCGCGGCGCTTGTGTCGCGGGTAACCCCGCTCCCACAGGGCGTCGAAGTGTCGCGTAGATGAATTTTTCTTAAATCGCCGTTTGTCTATTCTTTGGCACAATCAGGTCTCCACTCGCCGCCCAGGAACCAGCATGCCTCGCGTACTGACCATCGAAGACGACGCCGTCACCGCCCAGGAAATCGTCGCCGAACTGTCCAGCCACGGTCTGGAAGTCGACTGGGCCGACAATGGCCGCGAGGGCCTGGCCAAGGCCATCGCCGGCGGCTACGACCTGATCACCCTCGACCGCATGCTGCCCGAGGTCGATGGCCTGACCATCGTCACCACCTTGCGCAACCTGAAGATCGCCACGCCGATCCTGATGATCAGCGCCCTGTCGGACGTCGACGAACGGGTCCGCGGCCTGCGTGCCGGTGGCGACGACTACCTGACCAAGCCATTCGCCTCCGACGAGATGGCCGCCCGGGTCGAGGTGCTGCTGCGCCGCAACAGCGTGCCGATGACCCAGACCCGCCTGCAAGTGGCCGATCTGGAGCTGGACCTGATCAGCCATGAAGCCCGTCGTGGCGAACAGTCGCTGAACCTGCTGCCCACCGAGTACAAGCTGCTGGAGTACCTGATGCGCCATTCTGGCCAGGTGATCACCCGCATGATGATCTTCGAGGAAGTCTGGGGCTATCACTTCGACCCCGGCACCAACCTGATCGATGTGCACATCGGCCGCCTGCGCAAGAAGATCGACTCGCCCGGCCAAAGCCCGCTGATCCGTACCGTGCGGGGCTCCGGCTATGCCATTGCCGAACCCGTCTAAAGGCTGGAGCTCCTCGACCAGCCGCCTGCTGGCACTG
Coding sequences:
- a CDS encoding response regulator transcription factor, which gives rise to MPRVLTIEDDAVTAQEIVAELSSHGLEVDWADNGREGLAKAIAGGYDLITLDRMLPEVDGLTIVTTLRNLKIATPILMISALSDVDERVRGLRAGGDDYLTKPFASDEMAARVEVLLRRNSVPMTQTRLQVADLELDLISHEARRGEQSLNLLPTEYKLLEYLMRHSGQVITRMMIFEEVWGYHFDPGTNLIDVHIGRLRKKIDSPGQSPLIRTVRGSGYAIAEPV